A stretch of the Ictidomys tridecemlineatus isolate mIctTri1 chromosome 5, mIctTri1.hap1, whole genome shotgun sequence genome encodes the following:
- the LOC144377571 gene encoding alpha-1-antitrypsin-related protein-like: MALPSLSCRTMPSSVSWGLLLLVGLCCLAPGSQVQDPQEAQSSDHGHEHEEHSTCHNVSSKVIDMAFTLYREPATWSRHSNILFSPVSIAMAFAMLSLGTKGDTHTQILEGLKLNLRETPEAKIHECFQHLLQTFQQSSQQRQLTTGSSLFIHGSLKLVDQFVQDTKNLYHSEIVPVDFRNTHEAEKQINSHVQQKTQRTVTGLVTHLENDTALALLNYISFHGKWNEEPNAERHILENFHVNSKMTIKVPMIHCLGNFFLHRDKELSSWVLVQHYLGDTTAFAILPDPGRMLQVEKNLTPKHFEDILRKIDIRPANLHFPKLSISGTINLKPVLRSLGITKVFSNAADLSGITEDAPLRLSQALHKAVLTFDKEETVATGDAKWEENILFEAPTVQFNRPFLLIIRDEYTNFPLFGGKIVNPIEK; this comes from the exons ATGGCCCTCCCTTCTCTGTCTTGCAGGACGATGCCATCCTCCGTCTCATGGGGCCTCCTCTTGCTGGTAGGCCTGTGCTGCCTGGCCCCAGGCTCCCAGGTTCAAGATCCCCAGGAGGCCCAGTCATCTGATCATGGCCATGAGCATGAGGAACATTCAACCTGCCACAATGTCTCCTCCAAGGTCATTGACATGGCCTTCACCTTATACAGGGAGCCAGCCACATGGTCAAGACACAGCAATATCTTATTCTCCCCAGTGAGCATCGCAATGGCCTTTGCCATGCTCTCCCTGGGGACCAAGGGTGACACTCACACCCAGATCCTGGAGGGCCTGAAGCTGAATCTCAGGGAGACTCCAGAGGCTAAGATCCATGAGTGCTTCCAGCATCTCCTCCAGACCTTCCAGCAGTCCAGCCAACAGCGCCAGCTGACCACGGGCAGCAGCCTCTTCATCCACGGCAGCCTAAAGCTCGTGGATCAGTTTGTCCAAGACACCAAGAATCTGTACCACTCAGAGATCGTCCCCGTTGACTTCAGGAACACCCACGAAGCCGAGAAACAGATCAACAGTCACGTGCAGCAGAAAACCCAAAGGACAGTGACGGGTCTGGTCACCCATCTGGAGAACGACACGGCTCTTGCCCTGCTGAACTACATTTCCTTCCATG gcaAATGGAACGAGGAGCCCAATGCTGAGCGGCACATCCTAGAGAACTTTCACGTGAACAGCAAGATGACCATCAAGGTGCCCATGATCCACTGCCTGGGCAACTTCTTCCTGCACCGGGACAAGGAGCTGTCCAGCTGGGTGCTGGTTCAGCACTACCTGGGTGACACCACCGCCTTCGCCATCCTGCCGGACCCAGGGAGGATGCTGCAGGTGGAGAAAAATCTGACCCCCAAGCACTTTGAAGATATCCTGAGAAAGATCGACATCAG GCCAGCCAATTTACACTTCCCCAAACTGTCCATCTCTGGAACCATCAATCTGAAGCCCGTCCTGAGAAGTCTGGGCATCACCAAGGTCTTTAGCAATGCAGCTGACCTGTCTGGGATCACGGAGGATGCACCCCTGAGGCTCTCCCAG GCCCTGCATAAGGCTGTGCTGACCTTCGACAAGGAAGAGACAGTGGCCACAGGGGATGCCAAATGggaagaaaacattttgtttGAGGCCCCCACTGTCCAGTTCAACAGGCCCTTCTTGCTCATCATTAGGGATGAGTACACCAACTTTCCCCTCTTTGGTGGCAAAATAGTGAATCCCATAGAGAAATAG